The Chitinophaga caeni genome segment GTTTAAGGGGAGCTGCTTGTAAACTTTATGTGAATTTTATCGAATTGTCATCAAATTATAGGCTTTTATATGCCCTTTCGTTTTGACCGGGGAGTTTGCTATCTTTGCATCGCTCTAGGGTGGATTTGTTTATTGTTCGACCCGGGGGCTTCATCCTTTAACAGTAACTAATAAACGTTTGAGCATGAAATCGATCTACGATTGCGCGAAAGAGCGCATACTTATAATTGACGGTGCCATGGGTACCATGATCCAACGCTACAAGCTCCAAGAAGCCGATTACAGGGGAACAAGATTTGCCAACCATCACATCGAACTGAAAGGTAATAGCGATATCTTAAGTATTACACAGCCACAAATCATCCAAGCCATTCACCGTGAATACTTGGAGGCAGGGGCGGATATTATAGAGACGAATACGTTTTCGTCTACCGTAATTGCACAGGCCGATTATGATTTACAGGCCCTGGCTTACGAGCTAAACCTGGCCTCGGCAAAGCTCGCTAAGGAGGTGGCGGCTGAATATACCGCGAAGAACCCTGCTAAACCCAGGTTTGTAGCGGGAGCCATCGGGCCGCTCAACAAAACACTTTCCCTTTCGCCAGATGTAAACAACCCGGGCTTCCGTTCCGTAACCTTCGATGAAGTGGTGGATGCTTACATGGAACAGATTCGTGGTTTGGTTGATGGCGGCGCTGACCTGTTACTGATTGAAACGATCTTCGATACCTTGAATTGCAAGGCAGCGATATTTGCCATCAAGAATTTCTTTAAGAAAAATAATCTCCAACCTTTACCCATAATGATTTCAGGCACCATTACGGACGCCTCCGGAAGAACATTAAGTGGGCAAACCCTGGAAGCTTTCTATATTTCCGTGATGCATGCTAAACCTTTCTCAATCGGGTTAAACTGCGCTTTAGGCGGACAGCAAATGCGTCCTTACGTTGCAGAGCTGGCTAAAATTGCCAATTGCTACGTGAGCTGCTATCCAAATGCCGGCTTGCCGAATGCTTTTGGTGAATACGATGAAGAACCGGAAGATACGGCCTGCATCCTGGAAGACTTTGCCAGCTCCGGCTTTGTTAATATCGTCGGCGGATGCTGCGGAACTACTCCCGATCATATTCGCCATATCGCGGAACATGTGAAAAATATCGCTCCAAGGGCTTTACCCGCTACGGAGACTTCTTTGGTAAATGCTTAATAGGGGAAACCCGGTACAATGACTAATCAAAATACAATCTTTCCATACATGAGATTAAGCGGGTTGGAACCATTGGTGGTTCGCCCGGAAACCAACTTCATTAATATCGGTGAAAGAACCAACGTTACGGGATCCAAGAAATTTGCCCGCCTCATTAGGGAAGGACTCTACGAGGAAGCGCTTTCGGTGGCCCGTCAGCAAGTTGAAAACGGTGCGCAGATACTGGATGTAAACATGGATGACGCCCTGCTTGACGGTGAACTAGCGATGACTACTTTCCTGAACTTATTAGCGAGCGAGCCGGATATATCCAAGATCCCGGTTATGATCGATTCCAGCAAGTTCTCGATCATCGAAGCGGGATTGAAATGTATCCAAGGCAAATGCGTGGTAAATTCTATCTCTTTGAAAGAAGGTGAACAGAAGTTTATCGAGCAAGCAGAAATTTGCTTGGCATACGGTGCGGCTGTAGTAGTGATGGCTTTCGATGAAAATGGACAGGCAGACAGCTTGGAAAAAAGGGTGTCTTTCAGCCATAGGGCTTATAAAATTTTAACTGAAGTTGTTGGGTATGATCCGCAGGATATCATCTTCGACCCGAATATTTTCGCTATTGCAACGGGGATAGAAGAACATAATAACTATGCTGTTGAATTTATCGAAGCCACCAGGCAAATTAAACAGTTAATGCCCTTAACAAAAGTGAGCGGAGGTGTTAGTAATATCTCCTTTTCTTTCCGGGGGAATGACTTGGTGCGGGAAGCGATGCACTCCGTATTCCTGTATCATGCTATCAAGGCAGGTATGGATATGGGAATCGTGAATGCGGGCATGATCCAAATTTATGATGAAATTGAGCCCACATTGAGGGATTTATGTGAAGATGCCATCCTGAACCGTAACCCGGATGCTACTGAAAGGTTGATTGCGCATGCTGAAACAGTGAAGGCTAAAGGGAAAGTGATTGAAAAGGATGAGTCCTGGAGGCAAGGATCGGTAGAAGAACGCTTGAGCCATGCCTTGGTAAACGGCATCACTGATTACATCGAGGGTGATACTGAAGAGGCCCGCCAGAAATATCCAAAGCCATTGGATGTAATCGAAGGCCCGTTGATGGATGGGATGAATATTGTAGGCGACCTGTTCGGGGCCGGTAAAATGTTCTTGCCGCAGGTTGTGAAGAGCGCCCGCGTGATGAAAAAATCCGTGGCCGTACTGACCCCCTTTATCGAGGCTGAAAAGTTAAAATATATCGAAGAGCATGGCGGTGAATACAAATCCGCCGGAAAAATATTATTGGCTACCGTGAAAGGTGATGTGCATGATATCGGTAAGAATATTGTAGGGGTGGTTTTGGGCTGTAATGGATACGAAATTATAGATCTAGGTGTGATGGTGCCGGCAGAAAAAATATTGCAGGTCGCCAAGGAAGAAAATGTGGATATCATCGGTTTGAGTGGTTTAATCACGCCCAGTTTAGACGAAATGGTGAATGTAGCACGGGAGTTGAAACGGCAAAATTTCGATGTTCCCCTATTGATCGGCGGCGCTACCACTTCGAGGACGCACACGGCGGTTAAGATCGCCCCGGAGTATGGATATGGCGTTGTCCATGTGCTGGATGCGTCCCGTAGCGTAACGGTAACAGGCAACTTATTAAACAAGGCATTAAAGAAAAATTTTCTAGAAGAGGTTACCGCCGAGTATCACAAGTTAAACGAGAACTTCCGCAACAAAAGGCCTGTTAAACAATACTTGCCTTTGGAAGACGCCCGCAAGCAGATAAGCCAAATTGATTGGGAAAAGTATAGCCCCGTTGCTCCTAAAAAGCCGGGAATCACGGTATTTGAAGATTATGATCTCGCGGAGATTGCAAAGTATATCGATTGGCAGCCATTCTTCATTGCTTGGGAGTTGCACGGGAAGTTCCCACAGATATTAAGTGATGATGTGGTAGGTGAAGCCGCGACTAAATTGTATGAAGAAGCCCGAAAAATGCTGGATCAACTGGTGAAGGAAAAATGGTTGCAAGCGAAAGCCGCGATTGGCATCTTCCCGGCTAATGCCATAGGTAATGATAGCGTGATGGTAACCGGGGTCGATGGCAATAAAGTGCCTTTACATTTCTTGCGTCAACAAGTTAAGAAAGCCCCGGGGCAACCTAACTTCTGTTTAGCTGATTTCATCGCTCCTGAAAGTACCGGCAAGCAGGATTATATCGGCGCATTTGCTGTTACATCCGGTATCGGGATTGAAAAATGGCTAGAGCATTTCCACAAGGAACATGATGATTATAGCAGCATAATGCTGAAAGCCCTGGCAGATAGGCTGGCAGAAGCATTTGCAGAATTAATGCACGAAAGGGTAAGGAAGGAATTTTGGTCTTATGTTCCGGGAGAAGCATTAAATAATGATCAATTAATAAAAGAAGAATATACAGGTATACGCCCTGCGCCCGGTTATCCGGCATGTCCGGAACATACTGAAAAGTATAAACTTTTTGACTTGATCAGGGCCACGGAAAACACGGGCATCACCCTTACAGACTCGCTAGCCATGTATCCCGCCAGTAGCGTAAGCGGCTGGTATTTCGCCAACCCGCAAGCAAAATACTTCGGCATCGGCAAAATAGAAAAGGATCAAGTAATAAATTACGCAGAAAGAAAAGGCTGGACAGTAGAAGAAGCCGAAAAATGGCTACGCCCCAACCTTGAATACGACATGTAAAAAAAATTGAAAATCATTATTGTCCGACTAAATTTTAACCGGGAAGCACTTTTGATCCCTCAATAGTTCGATTCAATGTTCATCTGCTCGTTTCTTGTACTTTTTTGTTTACCCAAAAAGCACGAAAAAAGGGCACAAATTGGCCATTACGGCCACTAATTTGATCGCTCGATCGGGCCTTTGTACTACTGTATGGCCAAGCTACCCTTCGCTATCAACGGTGCGAAGTTCCACGGTTTACTTGGCGGGGCTACCCGGTATTGAATATAACATCCTTCGCTTATATCCTTGACCAGGTAAGGAATTCAAGCAAATTTTAAGCAATTTTAGCCGGGCAACAATGATTAAAAATATAAACACCCAGTACGGGGCTCGCCCCGTACTCCCCCCAAAAAAATAAGCAATCTGTGCAATCCCTAAATCCCAAAAAAATCCGTGAACAAGGGCTGGCCTGCGAAATAGTCACTCATCGGCGAACTAAATTCCCTTGCCAACCCTATTTATAAATGCTTGCCAAAACAATCAACCTGTGAATCCGCGAATCAACCTGGTAACGGGATCATCTTAACCATCTCCCCCTTATAATAAAATCCAATATTTTGAATGCTGGGCGACTTATCAAAAGTTCCTAAAATTACCGGGGAAGATTTATAGCCCTGGCGCCCTCCCCGCGTGATGCTAAAATAAATATCAGCATTATTACCAGATACCCTGGCGCTGTCAATGACGAAGCTTGTTTTCACTTCCGTAGCTGGAACCGCGATTGCAAATACATATTCTTTCTCGAAGTTGGGGACAGTGATCTTGTTTGTCATCGTTTTAGCGACGCCGAACATGTTTTCGAATTTAGCGTTATCCGTCACAACATAACAAGAAATGCTATCCTCAAAATGGATCTTATTTGATAAGAAATATTGATCTAACAATGTTACATGAAGGTCTTTTTCATCGCTGGGAATAGAACTGATAGGCGCCGCGGCGCTACTATCATTAGCTTCTTGTTGGTTAGATGTGCCGGGAGCATTACATGCCCAAAGCAATATTGATATACAGGAAATAGCGCTGAAGCGTTTCATGATATTCTATAGGATATGTCTTAGCTTATAACAACTTTCGCGGTTAGATTGTTAAACATGCGCTTTAAAAATATTGTAAGCATCTTCGAAAAGTTGTTCCCTGTGTTCGGGGTGGGCTATATCAATCAAAGCCCTGGCCCTTTGTTTTAGGTTTTTCCCATGCAGATGCGCGATACCATACTCCGTTATAACATAGTGTACGTGCGCCCTGGAGGTTACCACGCTAGCGCCTGGTTTCAAGCTGCTTACAATCCTGCTGATACCCTTATTTGTAATCGAAGGTATCGCGATAATGGGTTTTCCATGGGATGATAATGCGGCGCCCCTCATAAAGTCAACTTGCCCGCCAACCCCGCTATATTGCATCGTTCCAATAGAATCGGCGCATACTTGCCCGCAAAGATCTACTTCTATGGCGCTATTAATTGCCGTTACTTTAGGATTTTTCCTAATAGTGGCGGGATTGTTAACATATTCTACATCCAGCATACGGATGACCGGGTTATTGTTCATGAATTTGTATAAACGTTCGGAACCGATAGCGAAGCTGGAAACCACGATGCCGGGATGTATAACCTTGTGTTTCCCGGTAATGACCCCGCTTTCAACGAGATCGATAATACCATCGGAGAACATTTCAGTATGAATACCGAGATCTTTATGATGTGTAAGGGATTTCAATACGGCGTTTGGAATGCCGCCGATTCCCATCTGCAGCGTGGCGCCATCATCGATTAAAGAGGCTACATGTTGGCCAATTTGCATCTCGCGATCCGTAGGATCTAATATTTTCTGTTGGTACAAAGGATAATCGACCTCCACGGTAGCCGTTAACTTTGATAGGTGGATGATGCCGTCGCCTATTACCCTTGGCATATTTGGATTTACTTCTGCAATAATAATTCTCGCCATGTCTATGGCAGCTTTCGAAACATCGCAGGAAACGCCCAGGGAGCAATAACCATGTTCATCGGGTATAGAAACGCTGATTAAAGCTACATCTATCGGGTAATTTCCTCCCCGGAACAATTTGGGTATCTCGCTTAAAAACATCGGTATATAATTGGCGCGGCCATCATTCACGGCTTTCCTGATATTGCTGCCGACAAAGAATGCATTTACTTCAAAAGCATGTACATTTCCTGGCTCTACATAGGGAGCCTCCCACTCTGTATGGATGCTGCTGATGCGCACATTGCTAAGTTCACCACTACGTTGTGCCAGGGCTTTAACGAGCTCTTTCGGGGTAGCCGCCGCCGAGTGAATAAAGACTGAATGTCCCGGCTGTACTAATTGGATGGCTTCTTGTGCTGTCATAAAGATTCATGTTAAATAATATTCGCAAAGCTATCGTCCTGCAAGATCTTATAACATGAGCTGCATCATTTTGTTCTGCCTAGAATACTAACTTTCATCAGCCGCGAGAGATTGTTTCATGAACTTGATAAAAGTCTGCGCTAATTTATCCTGATGACCTTGCAACTGGATAAAATAGAATTTACGTTCTATCTTGAAATTGGGCAATTCAATCTGTTTTAGTAAACCGAAGTCCAATTCTGTTTGAAGTGTTTGTTTCGATAAGAAAGCTGCAACGGGGGCCTGGTATAAGTATGATTTGATGCTTTCCGTACTCCCGAGCTGAATGGGCACCTTCAGTTCGGAACGCTTGATCTTGTATTGCATCAAGGCCTCCGTAATAACCTGCAATGTTCCGGAACCTTGTTCCCTTAAAAGTAGAGGAATACCTGTTAATTTTTTTACCGTGCATTTCCCTAAACCTGTTGCAAATTTAGGGTTTGCTACAAGGATGATTTCATCTTGCATAAAAGGGCTGTACTTGATCGAAGGGTTTTTTAAGTTCCCTTCCACCACGCCCAGCTGGATATCTTTATTAATCAAAGCATTTTCAACCTGGGAAGTATTGCCGTTTAGTAAAGTGAGCTGCACATTAGGATGACCGGTATAAAATTTGGCCATG includes the following:
- a CDS encoding homocysteine S-methyltransferase family protein — encoded protein: MKSIYDCAKERILIIDGAMGTMIQRYKLQEADYRGTRFANHHIELKGNSDILSITQPQIIQAIHREYLEAGADIIETNTFSSTVIAQADYDLQALAYELNLASAKLAKEVAAEYTAKNPAKPRFVAGAIGPLNKTLSLSPDVNNPGFRSVTFDEVVDAYMEQIRGLVDGGADLLLIETIFDTLNCKAAIFAIKNFFKKNNLQPLPIMISGTITDASGRTLSGQTLEAFYISVMHAKPFSIGLNCALGGQQMRPYVAELAKIANCYVSCYPNAGLPNAFGEYDEEPEDTACILEDFASSGFVNIVGGCCGTTPDHIRHIAEHVKNIAPRALPATETSLVNA
- the metH gene encoding methionine synthase yields the protein MTNQNTIFPYMRLSGLEPLVVRPETNFINIGERTNVTGSKKFARLIREGLYEEALSVARQQVENGAQILDVNMDDALLDGELAMTTFLNLLASEPDISKIPVMIDSSKFSIIEAGLKCIQGKCVVNSISLKEGEQKFIEQAEICLAYGAAVVVMAFDENGQADSLEKRVSFSHRAYKILTEVVGYDPQDIIFDPNIFAIATGIEEHNNYAVEFIEATRQIKQLMPLTKVSGGVSNISFSFRGNDLVREAMHSVFLYHAIKAGMDMGIVNAGMIQIYDEIEPTLRDLCEDAILNRNPDATERLIAHAETVKAKGKVIEKDESWRQGSVEERLSHALVNGITDYIEGDTEEARQKYPKPLDVIEGPLMDGMNIVGDLFGAGKMFLPQVVKSARVMKKSVAVLTPFIEAEKLKYIEEHGGEYKSAGKILLATVKGDVHDIGKNIVGVVLGCNGYEIIDLGVMVPAEKILQVAKEENVDIIGLSGLITPSLDEMVNVARELKRQNFDVPLLIGGATTSRTHTAVKIAPEYGYGVVHVLDASRSVTVTGNLLNKALKKNFLEEVTAEYHKLNENFRNKRPVKQYLPLEDARKQISQIDWEKYSPVAPKKPGITVFEDYDLAEIAKYIDWQPFFIAWELHGKFPQILSDDVVGEAATKLYEEARKMLDQLVKEKWLQAKAAIGIFPANAIGNDSVMVTGVDGNKVPLHFLRQQVKKAPGQPNFCLADFIAPESTGKQDYIGAFAVTSGIGIEKWLEHFHKEHDDYSSIMLKALADRLAEAFAELMHERVRKEFWSYVPGEALNNDQLIKEEYTGIRPAPGYPACPEHTEKYKLFDLIRATENTGITLTDSLAMYPASSVSGWYFANPQAKYFGIGKIEKDQVINYAERKGWTVEEAEKWLRPNLEYDM
- a CDS encoding acetyl-CoA hydrolase/transferase family protein; its protein translation is MTAQEAIQLVQPGHSVFIHSAAATPKELVKALAQRSGELSNVRISSIHTEWEAPYVEPGNVHAFEVNAFFVGSNIRKAVNDGRANYIPMFLSEIPKLFRGGNYPIDVALISVSIPDEHGYCSLGVSCDVSKAAIDMARIIIAEVNPNMPRVIGDGIIHLSKLTATVEVDYPLYQQKILDPTDREMQIGQHVASLIDDGATLQMGIGGIPNAVLKSLTHHKDLGIHTEMFSDGIIDLVESGVITGKHKVIHPGIVVSSFAIGSERLYKFMNNNPVIRMLDVEYVNNPATIRKNPKVTAINSAIEVDLCGQVCADSIGTMQYSGVGGQVDFMRGAALSSHGKPIIAIPSITNKGISRIVSSLKPGASVVTSRAHVHYVITEYGIAHLHGKNLKQRARALIDIAHPEHREQLFEDAYNIFKAHV
- a CDS encoding LysR substrate-binding domain-containing protein — protein: MLDFRLKVFYTVAKELSFTKAAQALFISQPAVTKHIHELERQVGIALFERIGNKIQLTVAGKILYHHAIEIFEQYRSLTFDIQQLKEEHAGELNLGASSTIAHYVLPRYMAKFYTGHPNVQLTLLNGNTSQVENALINKDIQLGVVEGNLKNPSIKYSPFMQDEIILVANPKFATGLGKCTVKKLTGIPLLLREQGSGTLQVITEALMQYKIKRSELKVPIQLGSTESIKSYLYQAPVAAFLSKQTLQTELDFGLLKQIELPNFKIERKFYFIQLQGHQDKLAQTFIKFMKQSLAADES